CTACGCGTAGCTTGCTTCCACGTAGTGGTACGCTCCGCGTCTGGTAGAGAAGGGTTTTGAACCCGCGCAGGTGGTCACTGAGCTTGTCGAAGTGCGGGTTTTGTCTGTGTAGCCGCGATTTCTAATCGCCTGGGCTGGTATTGAATTAGACTTTTCAAACATCCTCTTAGCTCGACTTTATCCAAAATTAAGAACTTGGTTCTCCTTATAGGGCAAAAATCCTGGCTTTTTGGCAAAAACTTTTTCCATGTCACTGATTCACGGTGAAATTAAAAAACTCAAACTATCGCCCCATATAGCTTTCAGCGTTAGTGATCGCCTTCATGGAAAATGGATAAAGTCGAGCTTAGAGCATGTTGGAAAAGTTCTCGGCGAATAGAATTGACTGCGGCACATCAAAACCGACTTTTCAAACATCCTCTAACTCCAAACTCCCAACTCCTAACTCCTAACTCCTAACTCCTAACTCCTAACTCCTAACTCCCAACTCCTAACTCCTAACTCACATCTGACGCTGTACTGGTAAAGGTGCGGGTATGACTGCTATTGGAACAGTTTGTCCATTGCGTTCCACTTGGATTTGCAAGGGACTACCGATTTTGCTATTTTCTACCAGCTTTTGTACGTCTTCAATTGTGGTGACAGGCTGATTATTAATACTGCGAACCACATCACCGGGTCGTAGTCCAGCAAGTGATGCGGGAGAGCGCGGGACGATATTAATTAATAATACGCCCTTATCTGCTATGATATTAACGCGATCGCCAAATTTACTAATTATTCTTGCCTTAACTTCTGGTGTCAGCGTTACCATCTGAATCCCCAAATAGGGATGATCAGCCTTACCTGTGGTAATCAATTCCTGGGCAATTTTTTGTACAGTATTGATGGGAATGGCAAATCCCAACCCTTGAGCGCCTTTGATAATCGCTGTGTTCATCCCAATTACCTGACCACGAATATTTAGCAGTGGTCCGCCAGAGTTACCAGGGTTAATCGCCGCATCGGTTTGCAAATAATCAACACGCTTGTCACTAGCACCAATATCTCTACCAGATCGACCTGTAGCACTGATAATTCCAGAGGTAACGGTATTATTTAGACCTAAAGGATTGCCAATGGCAATTACCGCCTCTCCTGGTTGTAAGATATCAGAATTACCAATAGACAGAGTTGGTAGGTTATTGGCAGCAATTTTGATCACCGCAACGTCTGTGACTGGATCTTCACCCATGACTTTGCCGTTAAAACTCCGACCATCTTTGAGTGTAACAGTTACAGTGTCAGCACCATCCACAACATGGGAATTGGTTAAAATTTGACCAGACGAATTAATAATAAATCCAGAA
The Gloeotrichia echinulata CP02 DNA segment above includes these coding regions:
- a CDS encoding HhoA/HhoB/HtrA family serine endopeptidase, yielding MPQQSGERSMMLILLTVSAVVFLGGCSLLPANTFENQNNNVESQVPPQQTTDPNLSVVPPPILSSSGDPNFVVAVVQKVGSAVVRIDSSRTVISQRPEEFEDPILGRFFRGNEPSEPRQRVERGSGSGFIINSSGQILTNSHVVDGADTVTVTLKDGRSFNGKVMGEDPVTDVAVIKIAANNLPTLSIGNSDILQPGEAVIAIGNPLGLNNTVTSGIISATGRSGRDIGASDKRVDYLQTDAAINPGNSGGPLLNIRGQVIGMNTAIIKGAQGLGFAIPINTVQKIAQELITTGKADHPYLGIQMVTLTPEVKARIISKFGDRVNIIADKGVLLINIVPRSPASLAGLRPGDVVRSINNQPVTTIEDVQKLVENSKIGSPLQIQVERNGQTVPIAVIPAPLPVQRQM